The DNA window ATCAGTCTGAATTTTCAGATCACTTCTGGAAGCTTCCAGAGACATCTGTTTTTGAGCGGCTATAAAAGCTGCCAATTCATCAGCCTGCACTTCATAGTCAATTGTAAATTCGATCTGGCTGGCAGGAGGCAGAATGCTTCCGTTTTCAGAATTGATAATGGCCTTGGAATTTTTCAGAGAAAACACCCCAAAACCAGGAACTGTAGCAGTTCCGTACTGTTTTAAGTATTCTAAAATGTATGCTGAAATATTCATTTGGTGGCAAATTTATAACTTTTTCACGACTTTTGAAGACATTTCATTTGATATAAAAAAAGACCGCCGAAACAGTCTTTTGATTATTCTGTATTAAAAAAGGAATACGGTTATTTAAACCTTGGTTTTTAAGTGCAGAAATTATTATAAAAAGTAAAAAGGACAATAAAGTGAATCTGAAAATCACGTCATTACCATCTCAATTTTCTTGTTCCTTATTGAATCTTCCAGCTAATTCCAAACATAAAATTGGTTCCTGCCTGTGAAAAGTAATAAGGATTTCCTTCGTAGACAGATCCGTTATTCACATATTTTTTATTGAATAAATTATTAACCAACAACTTTAATGCTATTTCATTATTGGCAATTTTAAACTGATACTGCGCATTAAAATCGGTCAGGAAATAATCTTTAAGCTGTAGATTTTTATCCTCTGTATTATCTAGATACTGTTTTCCTACATATTGATTCATCACCGCAAACTGGAAATTTTTCGTCGGACTGAATCTCAGGCCTATATTGGCAATAACATCCGGAGAAAAAGAGATCTGTGTATTTCCAAGACTCTTGGGAACATCTTTATTTTCAATATTAAAATCCAGGTTTCTGTTTTGGCTGAATGTTACATTTCCTGAAACTTCCCATTGCTTAGACAATTTCGCCAACGCTCCGATTTCAACTCCTCTTCTGTAGCTCTTTCCTGAATTGGTTCTGATAAATGCACCTACATTGTTAAGTTCTCCGTTTAACACCAGCTGATTCACATAATACATATAGTAAATGTTGGCTGTAAAAGATAAAAAACCAAACTGTTTTTCAAGACCCGCCTCAAAGTCATGAAGCTTTTCCGCTTTTACATCGTTATCAGCCATCAGGTCATCTCTGTTGGGTTCACGATGCGCATGCGCATAGGATAGAAATACTTTTCCACCTGCTATTTTATAATTAACCCCAGCTTTAGGATTAAAAAACAACCAGTTTTTATCCAGGTTGGCTCCTTCGCCATCTCCGGCGATCAGAATTTTAGTGTTATAATTGATATTTCTAAGCTGTAAATCTCCAAAGAATTCAAAGTTTTCTACTCTGAACAAAGCTTTTGCAAAACCGGCGACTTCATTCTTTACCGAACGATTTCTGTAATATTCACTTTCATCAATCTGAGGATAAAAAACTCCGGTTACATTTCCGTAGTGTCTTCCATAATACTGATTGGCAACTACTGCAACATTGACATCGAGATTCTCAAATTTCCCATAAAGGGTTGACACCATCCCATAAAAATCATTGTTTAACCATTTCTTTCTGATAAAGTCTGAAGATTTCACCGTCACACCACCATCAATAATGTTGGGCAGGTTATATTTTGAAAAGGCACTTCCCTGTTTATAGTTTTCGTAATACCCTTTCCCTTTGGTATAATGGAAGGTTGTTTCCAGATTCCAACGGTCACTGAATTTTTGTTCCCAAAGTAACTGATAATGATTCTGCCTGTAATTATCCGTTTCATTATCGTAAAAATTGACAATATTTGTCCAGTTCGCATCATAAATTGCTCCTGAAACATTAAATTTCGGATCAGTTTCCCACGTTTTTCTGTCAATCCCATTCCATGCCTGATAGGTTTTTTCTTTACCACCAAAGGCCATCAAACGCAACTTTGTCTTTCCTTCTTCAAATAAAGCCGTAAAGTTATAAGAGTGTAAATCGGATGAAGCCCTATCTATATATCCATCAGAATGAATATTTGTATATCTTCCCATAACAGAGAGTCTGTTTTTCCAGAATTTCCCGGAACCGATCTCTGCTGAATATTTGTACGTATTAAAAGAACCGTAGCTATCGTCCGTTTTAAAGTAAAACTTCTCTTCAGGATCTTTGGAGATCACATTAATACTGGCTCCAAAAGCTGAAACCCCATTATTGGATGTTCCCACCCCTCTTTGAATAACAATCTGTGATGCCGAACTTGTTAAATCCGGTACATTCACGAAAAACGTACCCTGACTTTCGGAATCATTGTAGGGAACTCCGTTCATCATCACATTAATCCCGGATCCGGATACTCCACGAATTCTAAAACCTGTGTACCCCACTCCATTTCCTGCATCAGAAGTAGAAATAATAGAGGTTTGATTTTTTAAAAGAATGGGAAGATCCTGTCCTAAGTTTTTACCATCAAGATCTCTCTGAACATTGATGATTTCTTTCGCTACCGGAAGCCTTTTGGTAAAGCTGACCGCTTCAATTTCTCTGATTTTCAGAGAATCTTTATTCTGAGCCTGGATAAAGGCAACAGAGGCTACACTAAGCCCTAAAAAAAATAAACCTTTCATTCTATAAATCTTTGACATTTAATGAATAAAAGGGGATCGATAAGATATTATACATTCCGACTCAAGATGGTCGATGGTCCCTAAACAGCATTACCTGTTCCAGGTTCGTTGGGTATAATCTCAGCCTGTTAAAGCACCCCTTTATTTCAGCTGCAAAATTACTAAAAATATATGAGATAGACGAGTTTGAGTTTTGCAGGAAAAATACGGAAAAAATGAGATTCGGGAAGCGAGCTGTAAACGTATGTTCAAAGACAGTTTCTTTAAACACTATCAATCAAATTTCGGATTCACTACATCATTTATCAATGATCATTAATCAACCTAATATGTTTTGTTTCTTGCATCAATATAGTAATAGTTTTTTCCGTCTTTTGTGACTTCAAACATTTTACCCAGTTTCCAGCTGAAGTTCCTTTTAATATTAGAATATTCAAAGGGAATTACAATCTTGTTATTAACATCAATTACACCGAATTTATCATTATGGGACGCCACAATCATAGGATCTTTGACATCATCACCTTCCATGATATATAAATATTCATATTGGGGATAAATCTGATAGTCTCTGTAATCTGCGGCATTGACAAATTTTGATTTTTCAATCACTCCGTAGAATCCATTCAGCACATAAGCCTGAAATAATTGTTGTTTATATTCCTCAAATTTACATTTTCCCAGATCTGAATCTTTGAACTGATAGACTCTCTTTCCGGCCTGATTAATACGGTAGGAAATCATGTCTTTTTCTACAGTTGCATAATCATCAGTTCCAAATTTTCTCACTTTTTCATTGGGAGAGTTCAAAAGATTACAATCTTCGTAAAAAAACACCGCAATATGATATTCGGGCTGAATGATAAATTTTCCATTCTGATTAACGTATCCGAACTTATCCTCCTTCTTCTTTGGAATCAAAACCGGCAGATCTTTGTGGAGAATCACCAGGTCTGGATTAGGTTTAACGGCTGAAGTCCCCTTCTTTACCGGAGTTTTTGAAGTGTGTTTAACTGCAATTTTCTTCACAGATTTGGCCTGTGAGAAAACGAAAATCGAAATAAAAAC is part of the Chryseobacterium lactis genome and encodes:
- a CDS encoding TonB-dependent receptor; the protein is MKGLFFLGLSVASVAFIQAQNKDSLKIREIEAVSFTKRLPVAKEIINVQRDLDGKNLGQDLPILLKNQTSIISTSDAGNGVGYTGFRIRGVSGSGINVMMNGVPYNDSESQGTFFVNVPDLTSSASQIVIQRGVGTSNNGVSAFGASINVISKDPEEKFYFKTDDSYGSFNTYKYSAEIGSGKFWKNRLSVMGRYTNIHSDGYIDRASSDLHSYNFTALFEEGKTKLRLMAFGGKEKTYQAWNGIDRKTWETDPKFNVSGAIYDANWTNIVNFYDNETDNYRQNHYQLLWEQKFSDRWNLETTFHYTKGKGYYENYKQGSAFSKYNLPNIIDGGVTVKSSDFIRKKWLNNDFYGMVSTLYGKFENLDVNVAVVANQYYGRHYGNVTGVFYPQIDESEYYRNRSVKNEVAGFAKALFRVENFEFFGDLQLRNINYNTKILIAGDGEGANLDKNWLFFNPKAGVNYKIAGGKVFLSYAHAHREPNRDDLMADNDVKAEKLHDFEAGLEKQFGFLSFTANIYYMYYVNQLVLNGELNNVGAFIRTNSGKSYRRGVEIGALAKLSKQWEVSGNVTFSQNRNLDFNIENKDVPKSLGNTQISFSPDVIANIGLRFSPTKNFQFAVMNQYVGKQYLDNTEDKNLQLKDYFLTDFNAQYQFKIANNEIALKLLVNNLFNKKYVNNGSVYEGNPYYFSQAGTNFMFGISWKIQ
- a CDS encoding WG repeat-containing protein; this encodes MKNILNVLCVFISIFVFSQAKSVKKIAVKHTSKTPVKKGTSAVKPNPDLVILHKDLPVLIPKKKEDKFGYVNQNGKFIIQPEYHIAVFFYEDCNLLNSPNEKVRKFGTDDYATVEKDMISYRINQAGKRVYQFKDSDLGKCKFEEYKQQLFQAYVLNGFYGVIEKSKFVNAADYRDYQIYPQYEYLYIMEGDDVKDPMIVASHNDKFGVIDVNNKIVIPFEYSNIKRNFSWKLGKMFEVTKDGKNYYYIDARNKTY